One genomic segment of Hordeum vulgare subsp. vulgare chromosome 2H, MorexV3_pseudomolecules_assembly, whole genome shotgun sequence includes these proteins:
- the LOC123428772 gene encoding probable serine/threonine-protein kinase PIX13 gives MLCVSSPSRSAPRATACSPCRPPHLHPPATHRISTYRPHPPPRRAPSRRHHELPLTILFLLSSPDPASPSARCSGGSPPRLQHQQQKGSSRTAKLASHCWTAGLDGFLIYWDFATTELVRKTFTELKTATRNFRPDSVLGEGGFGSVFKGWVDETTFAPARPGTGMFIAVKKLNQEGFQGHCEWLAEVNYLGQLSHPNLVRLVGYCLEDEQRLLVYEFMPRGSLENHLFRSNYQ, from the exons ATGCTCTGTGTTTCCTCGCCGAGCCGATCTGCTCCCCGCGCCACCGCCTGCTCCCCGTGCCGCCCACCGCACCTCCACCCACCGGCCACCCACCGCATCTCCACCTACCGGCCGCACCCTCCTCCGCGCCGCGCCCCCAGTCGCCGTCACCATGAGCTACC tctgaccaTCCTATTTCTTCTTTCTTCACCAGATCCGGCTTCTCCGTCAGCACGGTGCTCTGGTGGATCTCCTCCTCGTCTGCAACATCAACAGCAGAAGGGCAGCAGCAGGACCGCCAAGCTCGCGAGCCACTGCTGGACGGCGGGGCTTGACGGTTTCCTCATCTACTGGGACTTTGCCACCACCGAGCTGGTGCGGAAGACATTCACGGAGCTCAAGACGGCCACCCGCAACTTCCGGCCCGACAGCGTGCTCGGCGAGGGCGGCTTCGGGTCCGTCTTCAAGGGCTGGGTCGACGAGACCACCTTCGCCCCCGCACGGCCCGGAACCGGCATGTTCATCGCCGTCAAGAAGCTCAACCAGGAGGGCTTCCAGGGCCACTGCGAGTGGCTG GCTGAAGTGAACTATCTTGGTCAGTTGTCGCACCCGAATCTTGTCAGGCTCGTCGGGTACTGCCTCGAGGACGAGCAGCGCCTCCTCGTCTACGAGTTCATGCCGCGAGGGAGCCTCGAGAACCATCTTTTCAGAAGTAATTACCAATGA